A region from the Catenulispora sp. MAP5-51 genome encodes:
- a CDS encoding DUF6339 family protein, which yields MIASAPPIMAPEHIRILPNATAQRHLTVPVLRGNEIPPAATLDQASVVWDQGIRADASVVRDLVEEAMARFTPDERTSADAWLAPRLHSTLRITRREASEAGIWNHLSSRVAPDYVIWRHLPRPTTAKPVPSLNPLRFVGAFHRQAFSRLWWTAELFRDGADYHPASIACGNQDVLNTALRLDIVHHRPTAQAIVRMLGTGREVNALVKAINAAGSTLMFEALAPDTTSDIDAYRSWIDEAGVATIPFERLPDGPDDGSVDQRAVDALMPLFGQLFSSSPIRGRSIA from the coding sequence ATGATCGCGAGCGCTCCACCCATCATGGCTCCCGAGCACATACGCATCCTGCCTAACGCAACTGCCCAGAGGCATCTGACCGTGCCCGTGCTCAGGGGCAACGAGATCCCGCCCGCTGCAACGCTGGACCAGGCGTCGGTGGTCTGGGATCAGGGGATCAGGGCCGACGCCAGCGTTGTGCGCGACCTGGTGGAGGAGGCCATGGCACGCTTCACCCCGGACGAACGAACCAGCGCGGATGCTTGGCTCGCGCCGCGACTCCACTCGACCCTGCGGATCACCCGCCGTGAGGCATCCGAGGCGGGGATATGGAACCACCTGTCGAGCCGTGTCGCACCTGACTACGTCATCTGGCGGCACCTTCCGAGGCCGACGACGGCCAAGCCGGTTCCCTCGCTCAACCCGCTACGGTTCGTCGGGGCGTTCCACCGCCAAGCATTCTCCAGGCTCTGGTGGACGGCAGAACTGTTCCGCGACGGCGCCGACTACCATCCGGCGAGCATCGCTTGCGGGAATCAGGACGTCCTCAACACCGCACTGCGACTCGACATCGTTCACCACCGACCGACGGCGCAGGCGATCGTGCGGATGCTCGGGACCGGGCGCGAGGTGAACGCGTTGGTCAAGGCCATCAACGCCGCCGGGAGCACGTTGATGTTCGAGGCTCTCGCACCGGACACGACGTCCGACATCGATGCGTACCGCTCGTGGATCGACGAGGCTGGCGTCGCCACGATCCCCTTCGAACGGCTGCCGGACGGGCCTGACGACGGCTCGGTCGACCAACGTGCAGTCGATGCGCTCATGCCGTTGTTCGGCCAGCTCTTCAGCAGCTCGCCCATCCGAGGACGCTCTATTGCATGA